In Aquimarina spinulae, a single window of DNA contains:
- a CDS encoding carboxymuconolactone decarboxylase family protein translates to MKKDRIDISEVNPNAYKPILALYDDIKKSSLSDLEFLLIEIRASQINGCAYCVQMHIQEAVNQGEKQYRIHALPFWRESPFFIEEEQVILEMTEEITHISADGLSDELYQKAIRLFGEKKVADIIMAICCINVWNRIGRATLMTPIPS, encoded by the coding sequence ATGAAAAAAGATCGGATCGATATTAGTGAGGTTAATCCAAATGCATACAAGCCTATTTTGGCACTTTATGATGATATCAAAAAAAGTTCATTATCTGACCTAGAGTTTTTATTGATAGAAATTAGGGCTTCACAAATTAATGGTTGTGCCTACTGCGTGCAAATGCATATTCAGGAAGCTGTTAATCAAGGAGAAAAACAATATCGCATACATGCTTTACCTTTTTGGAGAGAATCTCCTTTTTTTATTGAAGAAGAACAAGTCATCCTGGAAATGACAGAGGAAATAACTCATATTTCTGCAGATGGATTAAGTGATGAGCTGTATCAAAAAGCCATTCGTCTTTTTGGTGAAAAAAAAGTGGCAGACATTATTATGGCAATTTGTTGTATCAATGTATGGAATAGAATAGGAAGAGCCACTTTAATGACTCCAATACCATCTTAA
- a CDS encoding alpha-2-macroglobulin family protein, with protein MKGQNDYQSDWKKVEAFNQEGLPKSALEVVETIYTKAKKENNDNQVIKAFLHKAKYMLTLEENAQLTIIKNLKSDIENSEFPKRNILESVLANLYWQYFQQNRWKFYNRTQTSEKVDVEDFRTWDLETLFAETHLYYQKSLKNGVLAQQTNLNKFDQILDTRTDSKKYRPTLYDFLAHNALDFYKTSETNITKPSYAFTINDKKYLQEHTVFSSLKIETKDSLSLQFNALKLFQDLIKFHARDKAPDALIEVNIERIKFVSENAVFGDKKTVLLECLQSEKKKFATHSASALYDYEIANLYKEYASTYIPEENDTHRWKLKEALEICNATIKKFPDSRGANQCKALKSQILHTELSIKTEKYIPIQKPGRLLITYKNLNKLYFSAFKITPKQLKDLNRLYKTEDQIKFLSSLKVTKTWEAEICDEQDYQTHTTEVLLPELEQDSYLILATISKDLSQKSLFSYGNTQVTNLALTENRTPEKSIFQVLDRNNGVPIANAKIHLKTNNQRGYGNKLDKTLITDEKGQAYLIVNTYHYDVNITVSYEKDAARFEGYYLNQSHKPDYSTKTNTTTFLFTDRSIYRPGQTVYFKGIMMSSDGKEEFKVVPNQPTFATLKDVNGQDVKTLQFTTNDYGSYSGEFIIPTSGLTGVYTIQTNNYNSTSFSVEEYKRPKFEAKFNPVTETYKVNDEIKLTGVATAYAGSAITDAKVVYRVHRKVQYPRWCYWYPRHTVEPQEITHGETVTDEKGEYTINFKALPDLGVSKEDLPIFNYEVIADVIDINGETRSTTTIVNVGYHAITAAITIKDKIDKTQKDNTLTITTINLNNESVAAAGTVKVYKLKAPKKPMRIRPWKAPDYEGFKEEKFAALFPHDAFKNEHDYRKWDKGNMVLDKPFNTASTKENETGTQQLSLGSIKKWESGKYVIELNTKDRFGQDVKDIQYITLYSQEDKNISDQQLFEITTNKSTYKIGDEAIVKFSSASEDITITVDIEKNHKIIETKLIKLSKNSKTIKIPITKEDLGGFSIGYSYLNYNGYQSGAMIIPVPYEPTELSIETKTFRDKLLPGQQETWSFTIKGPKGDKVSAELLASMYDASLDQFRPHQWYFDPINRPTYYTQSKRHATQSFGVLTFRLQNHNNPSYHYSSQGYDQLNWYGLYFGQQYFGGRNRNYDIMESGAPAPMMKRSAAKSAVANEVAMEEAEFNADDGVRGVAGDVAEKDEEESRAGKQQEQQSLEGVKIRKNLQETAFFFPQLTTDAEGNVSFNFTAPEALTKWKLQLLSHTKGLNAATTTLETVTQKELMILPNPPRFLREGDRIILSSKISNLATKDLNGIVELQLFDALTNKVIDTKLQNNNARLDFMVKAKGNTNVSWELRIPDDVQTVQYKIIAKAGDFSDGEQNVLPVLSNRMLVTETLPMWIRSDQTKTFTLDKLKDNTSSTLKHHKLTLEMTSNPAWYAVQALPYLMEYPYECAEQTFSRYYANSLASHIANSNPRIQEVFNQWKSSDALLSNLEKNQELKSLMIQETPWLRDAQSETEQKKRIALLFDLNKMNNELQSALNKLKQMQYGSGGFPWFQGGRENRFITQHITTGFGHLKKLGVTKYDGDTANMLQNAVRFLDAEFVKEYKELKRYCEKHKIDINKNHLSYTQIHYLYMRSFFTNIKRPKNTNEAWNYYLGQSKKYWLSQSLYAQGMLALITHRNDDSTTANKIIRSLDEKSVTSEELGMYWKSNTASWFWYQAPIETQSLMIEVFSEVEAEPKRTKIVDNLKIWLLKNKQTNRWKTTKATSDAVYALLLQGSDWLSVTDMVDIVLGDQKIDPGKMEDVKVEAGTGYFKTSWNGNEIKPNMATAKISKKGKGIAWGALYWQYFEELDKITSAKTPLSLKKKLFLKKNTDTGEEITEITSKTKLELGDLIRVRIELRSDRAMEFVHMKDMRASGLEPINVISQYKWQDGLGYYESTKDASTNFFFDYLPKGVYVFEYDLRVNNKGDFSNGITTIQSMYAPEFSSHSEGIRVTIK; from the coding sequence ATGAAAGGTCAAAATGACTATCAAAGTGATTGGAAAAAAGTAGAAGCTTTTAACCAGGAAGGATTACCAAAATCTGCTTTGGAGGTAGTTGAAACTATATATACTAAAGCGAAAAAAGAAAATAATGATAACCAGGTAATTAAAGCTTTTCTTCATAAGGCAAAGTATATGCTTACTCTAGAAGAAAACGCACAACTTACCATTATCAAAAACTTGAAAAGCGATATTGAAAATAGCGAGTTTCCTAAAAGAAATATCCTAGAAAGCGTTCTTGCCAACTTATACTGGCAGTATTTTCAACAAAATCGATGGAAATTTTATAATAGAACTCAAACTTCAGAAAAAGTTGATGTCGAAGATTTTAGAACCTGGGATCTGGAAACATTATTTGCAGAAACACACCTTTACTACCAAAAATCTCTTAAAAATGGAGTTTTGGCCCAGCAAACGAACCTTAATAAGTTTGATCAAATCTTAGATACGCGTACCGATTCTAAAAAATATCGTCCTACACTATACGATTTTTTAGCTCATAATGCTTTAGATTTCTATAAAACCTCAGAAACCAATATTACCAAACCTTCGTATGCTTTTACTATAAATGATAAAAAATATTTACAAGAACACACTGTTTTTTCATCTTTAAAAATAGAAACCAAAGACTCATTATCATTACAATTTAATGCTTTAAAGCTATTTCAAGATTTAATAAAATTTCATGCAAGAGACAAAGCACCAGATGCTTTGATCGAAGTAAATATAGAACGCATAAAATTTGTATCAGAAAATGCTGTTTTTGGTGATAAAAAAACCGTTTTACTCGAATGCTTACAATCAGAAAAAAAGAAATTTGCAACTCATAGTGCTTCAGCTTTATATGATTATGAAATTGCGAATTTATATAAAGAATATGCTTCTACTTATATCCCGGAAGAAAACGATACGCATCGCTGGAAATTAAAAGAAGCCTTAGAAATATGTAATGCTACAATTAAGAAATTCCCTGATTCGAGAGGAGCCAATCAATGTAAAGCATTAAAAAGTCAGATACTTCATACCGAATTAAGCATCAAAACTGAAAAATATATTCCTATACAGAAACCTGGTAGATTACTAATCACATATAAAAACCTGAATAAACTTTATTTTAGTGCTTTTAAAATTACTCCTAAGCAACTAAAAGATTTAAATAGGTTATATAAAACTGAAGATCAGATCAAATTCTTGAGTTCCTTAAAGGTAACTAAAACATGGGAAGCAGAAATTTGCGATGAACAAGACTATCAAACACATACTACCGAAGTATTATTACCCGAACTGGAGCAAGATTCATATCTTATTTTAGCAACGATATCAAAAGATCTTTCTCAAAAAAGCTTGTTTTCATATGGGAACACCCAGGTTACTAATTTAGCATTAACAGAAAACAGAACTCCAGAAAAATCAATATTCCAGGTTTTAGATCGTAATAATGGAGTTCCTATTGCCAATGCTAAAATACATTTGAAAACAAATAATCAAAGAGGATACGGCAACAAATTAGATAAAACACTAATTACCGATGAAAAAGGTCAGGCATATTTAATAGTAAATACATATCACTATGATGTTAATATTACTGTTTCGTATGAGAAAGATGCTGCCAGATTTGAGGGATACTATCTAAATCAATCTCATAAACCAGATTATAGTACTAAAACTAACACTACTACTTTTCTTTTTACAGATCGTAGTATTTATAGGCCTGGACAAACTGTATATTTTAAAGGGATTATGATGTCTTCTGATGGTAAAGAAGAATTTAAAGTAGTACCTAACCAACCCACTTTTGCGACATTAAAAGATGTAAACGGACAGGATGTAAAAACTTTACAATTCACAACTAATGATTACGGATCTTATAGCGGTGAGTTTATAATTCCTACTTCTGGACTTACCGGGGTGTATACCATACAAACTAATAATTATAATAGTACTTCCTTTTCTGTTGAAGAGTATAAACGGCCTAAGTTTGAGGCTAAATTTAATCCGGTTACAGAGACCTATAAAGTTAATGATGAAATAAAACTTACCGGAGTTGCAACGGCTTATGCCGGTAGTGCAATTACTGATGCCAAAGTAGTGTACAGAGTACACCGTAAAGTGCAATATCCCCGTTGGTGCTATTGGTATCCAAGACACACGGTAGAACCTCAGGAAATCACTCATGGAGAAACCGTAACCGATGAAAAAGGAGAGTACACTATTAATTTTAAAGCACTCCCTGATCTTGGAGTATCTAAAGAGGATTTACCAATTTTTAATTACGAGGTTATAGCAGATGTAATCGATATAAACGGAGAAACACGCAGCACCACAACAATAGTTAATGTAGGATATCATGCGATAACCGCTGCTATTACAATCAAAGATAAGATTGATAAAACACAAAAAGACAACACGCTTACGATAACCACCATTAACCTAAATAACGAGTCTGTTGCAGCAGCAGGAACGGTTAAGGTTTATAAGCTGAAAGCTCCTAAAAAACCTATGCGAATTCGCCCATGGAAAGCACCTGATTACGAAGGTTTCAAAGAAGAAAAATTTGCAGCATTATTTCCTCATGATGCTTTCAAAAATGAGCATGATTATCGAAAATGGGATAAAGGAAATATGGTACTGGATAAACCGTTTAATACTGCATCGACAAAAGAAAATGAAACAGGAACACAACAACTTTCTTTGGGTAGCATCAAAAAATGGGAGTCTGGTAAATATGTTATCGAATTAAATACCAAAGATCGATTCGGTCAGGATGTAAAAGATATACAATACATTACCCTATACAGTCAGGAAGACAAAAATATTAGTGATCAGCAATTGTTTGAAATCACCACCAATAAATCTACCTATAAAATTGGAGATGAAGCGATTGTAAAGTTTAGTTCTGCTTCAGAAGACATAACAATTACAGTAGATATTGAGAAGAACCATAAAATTATTGAAACAAAACTTATTAAGCTCTCGAAGAATAGTAAAACTATCAAAATTCCAATTACAAAAGAGGATCTGGGAGGGTTTTCAATCGGATATAGCTACCTAAATTATAATGGATATCAAAGCGGAGCAATGATAATCCCTGTACCTTATGAACCTACAGAGCTTAGTATAGAAACCAAAACCTTTAGAGACAAATTACTTCCTGGTCAACAGGAAACCTGGAGTTTTACGATCAAAGGTCCTAAAGGTGATAAGGTTAGTGCAGAACTATTGGCTAGTATGTATGATGCTTCTTTAGATCAGTTCAGACCTCATCAATGGTATTTTGATCCTATCAATCGACCTACATATTATACCCAGAGTAAACGACATGCTACACAGAGTTTTGGAGTGCTCACATTTAGATTACAAAACCACAATAACCCATCATACCATTATAGCAGCCAGGGGTATGATCAACTAAACTGGTATGGTTTATATTTTGGTCAACAATATTTTGGAGGTCGAAATAGAAATTATGACATCATGGAAAGTGGTGCTCCTGCACCAATGATGAAAAGGTCTGCTGCCAAATCTGCCGTTGCCAATGAAGTTGCAATGGAAGAAGCAGAATTTAATGCCGATGATGGGGTTCGAGGAGTCGCTGGAGATGTTGCCGAGAAAGACGAGGAAGAAAGTAGAGCAGGAAAACAACAAGAACAGCAATCTCTCGAAGGTGTTAAAATTCGGAAAAACCTACAGGAAACTGCTTTTTTCTTTCCACAATTAACTACCGATGCAGAAGGTAATGTAAGTTTTAATTTTACCGCTCCCGAAGCATTAACAAAATGGAAATTGCAGCTACTGTCACATACCAAAGGTTTAAACGCAGCAACAACAACTTTAGAAACAGTAACTCAAAAAGAGTTGATGATTCTTCCTAATCCACCCAGATTCTTAAGAGAAGGTGATAGAATAATACTAAGTTCTAAAATATCAAACCTTGCTACCAAAGACCTTAATGGTATTGTAGAGTTACAACTATTTGATGCTTTAACCAATAAAGTGATAGATACAAAGCTTCAAAATAATAATGCTCGTCTAGATTTTATGGTAAAAGCCAAAGGAAACACTAATGTATCCTGGGAGCTTCGGATTCCTGATGATGTACAGACTGTTCAATATAAAATCATAGCCAAAGCAGGAGATTTTTCTGATGGTGAACAAAATGTACTTCCAGTATTAAGCAATAGAATGCTAGTTACCGAGACATTACCTATGTGGATTCGTTCTGATCAAACAAAAACATTTACACTAGATAAATTAAAGGATAACACCTCTAGTACACTAAAACATCATAAGCTTACTCTGGAGATGACTTCTAACCCGGCTTGGTATGCTGTACAAGCGCTACCCTACCTTATGGAATATCCATATGAATGTGCAGAACAAACATTCTCTAGATACTATGCAAATAGCCTGGCTAGCCATATTGCTAACTCTAATCCCAGAATCCAGGAAGTATTTAATCAATGGAAATCCAGTGATGCACTACTAAGTAATCTTGAAAAAAACCAGGAATTAAAGTCTCTGATGATTCAAGAAACACCATGGTTACGTGATGCACAAAGCGAAACAGAACAAAAGAAACGAATCGCTTTGCTTTTTGATCTTAATAAAATGAATAACGAACTACAATCGGCATTAAACAAATTAAAACAAATGCAGTATGGTTCTGGTGGGTTCCCTTGGTTTCAGGGAGGGCGAGAAAATAGGTTTATCACACAACATATTACTACAGGATTCGGACATCTAAAAAAGTTAGGGGTTACGAAATATGATGGAGATACCGCAAATATGCTACAAAATGCAGTTCGTTTTCTGGATGCAGAATTTGTAAAAGAATACAAGGAGCTTAAGCGATATTGTGAGAAACATAAGATTGACATCAATAAAAATCATTTAAGCTATACTCAGATTCATTATTTGTATATGCGTAGTTTCTTTACAAATATCAAAAGGCCAAAAAATACTAACGAGGCTTGGAACTATTACCTGGGGCAATCTAAAAAATATTGGTTAAGTCAAAGTCTATATGCGCAAGGAATGTTAGCCTTAATAACACACAGAAATGATGATAGTACAACAGCTAACAAAATCATAAGATCACTAGACGAAAAAAGTGTAACTAGTGAAGAATTAGGGATGTATTGGAAATCAAATACAGCAAGTTGGTTCTGGTATCAGGCTCCAATCGAAACTCAATCGCTAATGATTGAAGTCTTTTCAGAAGTAGAAGCAGAACCTAAACGAACCAAAATTGTTGATAATCTAAAAATCTGGTTACTTAAAAACAAACAAACCAATCGTTGGAAAACCACTAAGGCTACTTCTGATGCTGTATATGCATTATTACTACAAGGCAGTGATTGGTTATCGGTAACCGATATGGTAGACATCGTATTAGGAGATCAAAAAATCGATCCAGGCAAAATGGAAGATGTAAAGGTCGAAGCTGGAACAGGATATTTTAAAACCTCCTGGAATGGCAATGAAATAAAACCTAATATGGCAACTGCCAAAATCTCTAAAAAAGGAAAAGGTATTGCCTGGGGAGCTTTATACTGGCAATATTTTGAAGAACTAGATAAAATCACTTCGGCAAAAACACCACTCTCTTTAAAGAAAAAATTGTTCTTAAAGAAGAATACAGATACCGGTGAAGAAATTACAGAAATTACTTCAAAAACCAAGCTAGAATTAGGTGATCTGATAAGAGTACGTATCGAATTGAGATCTGATCGTGCAATGGAGTTTGTTCATATGAAAGATATGAGAGCATCTGGCCTGGAGCCCATCAATGTAATCTCACAATATAAATGGCAAGATGGTTTAGGATATTATGAAAGTACGAAAGATGCTTCTACAAACTTTTTCTTTGACTATTTACCCAAAGGAGTATATGTTTTTGAGTATGACCTTCGTGTCAATAATAAAGGAGATTTTTCTAACGGCATCACCACGATACAAAGTATGTATGCCCCAGAGTTCTCTAGTCATTCTGAAGGAATCAGAGTAACCATCAAATAG
- a CDS encoding DoxX family protein → MKIIYIKLFLRVSIALGFLSAVADRFGWWPQESSAWGNWGSFIEYTKVLNPWVPNSLINAVGVVATAAEIVLAIFLIIGFKTSLSAKLSGALIALFGIAMCVTIGIKAPLDYSVFSAAAAAFGLSIIKEKYLEIDTLLSKK, encoded by the coding sequence ATGAAGATTATCTATATCAAACTCTTTCTAAGAGTAAGTATTGCTTTAGGTTTTTTATCTGCAGTAGCAGATCGATTTGGATGGTGGCCTCAAGAAAGCTCTGCCTGGGGTAACTGGGGTAGTTTTATAGAGTACACCAAGGTGCTTAACCCATGGGTTCCTAATAGCCTTATAAATGCTGTAGGAGTTGTAGCTACAGCTGCAGAAATAGTATTAGCTATATTTTTGATTATTGGATTCAAAACATCATTATCTGCCAAGCTAAGTGGTGCTCTTATTGCCCTTTTCGGCATTGCTATGTGTGTTACTATTGGTATTAAAGCACCACTAGATTATTCTGTATTCTCTGCTGCAGCCGCCGCATTTGGGCTTAGCATAATCAAAGAAAAATATCTCGAAATCGATACATTATTAAGTAAAAAGTAA
- a CDS encoding TIGR02117 family protein produces MRVIKKIFKYIGIILILPALYLIISLVLTYIPVNGKQDNEEKNHTVYLSSNGVHLEIIIAKNDLNTIVLEDQLDASQAQYFSFGWGDKNFYVETPLWADLTFVNGFQALFLNTPTLLHVTRHSSIQEDWVALKVNQKQLTKINQYISATFRLNGENKKIVLPGLGYYKNDDFYEATGNYTCFNTCNSWVNTGLKQSDIKACLWTPFDFGLMGMHKN; encoded by the coding sequence ATGAGGGTAATCAAAAAGATATTCAAATACATTGGGATCATTTTAATACTCCCGGCATTATATCTTATCATATCTCTGGTACTAACCTATATTCCAGTAAATGGAAAACAAGATAACGAAGAAAAAAATCACACTGTTTACCTAAGTTCTAATGGTGTTCATTTAGAAATTATCATTGCCAAAAACGATTTAAATACTATTGTTTTAGAAGATCAGTTAGATGCTTCTCAGGCACAATATTTCTCATTTGGCTGGGGCGATAAAAACTTTTATGTCGAAACTCCATTATGGGCTGATCTTACATTTGTTAATGGGTTTCAAGCTTTATTTCTTAATACTCCAACCTTATTACACGTCACCAGGCATTCTTCTATACAAGAGGATTGGGTAGCTCTAAAGGTCAATCAAAAACAGCTCACAAAGATAAACCAATATATATCTGCTACTTTTAGATTAAATGGTGAAAACAAAAAAATAGTATTACCTGGTTTAGGATATTACAAAAACGATGATTTTTATGAAGCTACAGGAAATTACACATGCTTTAACACCTGTAATAGCTGGGTCAACACCGGATTAAAACAAAGTGATATAAAAGCGTGTTTATGGACACCCTTTGATTTTGGATTAATGGGTATGCATAAAAATTAA
- a CDS encoding adenylate kinase — MVKLHDLQFVPFISEEEIETAIDKVSAGLNQDLADKNPLFIGVLNGAFMFASEVLKRFDYDCEISFVKLASYEGTETTHEVKELVGLGEEVSGRTVVIIEDIVDTGNTIEVLTEMLVEKGCLTYKIATLFYKPEAYTKKININYIGIEIPNRFIVGYGLDYNGLGRNLTEVYQLKPNNMTNLVLFGPPGAGKGTQAEVLKQKYNLVHISTGDVFRYNIKNETELGTLAKSYIDKGQLVPDEVTINMLNAEVDKNPGAKGFIFDGFPRTEAQADSLAKLLESKGAMVSAMVALEVDDEVLVQRLLERGKTSGRPDDADEKVIRNRIKVYYDETAILKNYYQKQDKYFGVDGVGGIDEITERLSSVIDKL; from the coding sequence ATGGTAAAACTGCACGATTTACAGTTTGTTCCTTTCATTAGTGAGGAAGAAATAGAGACTGCAATAGATAAGGTGTCTGCTGGATTAAATCAAGATTTGGCAGATAAAAACCCTTTATTTATAGGAGTGTTAAATGGTGCGTTTATGTTTGCTTCAGAGGTTTTGAAACGGTTTGATTATGATTGCGAAATTAGCTTTGTGAAATTAGCTTCATACGAAGGAACTGAAACCACACACGAGGTTAAAGAGTTAGTAGGGCTGGGTGAAGAGGTTTCGGGAAGAACAGTGGTGATCATAGAAGATATTGTAGATACGGGTAATACAATCGAAGTGCTAACAGAAATGTTAGTAGAAAAAGGGTGTTTAACATACAAAATTGCTACTCTATTTTATAAACCCGAAGCATATACTAAAAAAATTAATATAAATTATATTGGGATAGAAATCCCAAACCGATTTATTGTAGGATACGGACTTGATTATAACGGATTAGGGCGTAATCTTACAGAAGTTTATCAATTAAAACCAAACAACATGACAAATTTGGTGTTATTCGGACCTCCAGGAGCAGGAAAAGGAACACAAGCAGAAGTTTTAAAACAAAAATATAATCTGGTACATATCTCTACAGGAGATGTGTTTAGATACAACATAAAAAATGAAACAGAGTTAGGTACTTTGGCAAAATCATATATCGATAAAGGCCAATTGGTACCTGATGAGGTTACAATTAATATGCTGAATGCCGAAGTTGATAAAAACCCAGGAGCTAAAGGCTTTATTTTTGACGGGTTTCCAAGAACTGAAGCTCAGGCAGATTCACTAGCTAAATTGCTAGAATCAAAAGGAGCAATGGTTAGTGCAATGGTAGCTCTAGAGGTAGATGATGAAGTATTAGTACAACGATTACTCGAAAGAGGGAAAACATCAGGGCGACCTGATGATGCAGATGAAAAAGTGATACGTAATCGTATTAAAGTATATTATGACGAAACAGCCATCTTAAAGAATTACTACCAAAAACAAGATAAATATTTTGGTGTAGATGGAGTAGGAGGTATCGATGAAATTACAGAGAGGTTAAGTAGTGTAATAGACAAACTTTAG
- the obgE gene encoding GTPase ObgE, giving the protein MTEGNFVDYVKLHITSGKGGKGSAHLHREKYITKGGPDGGDGGRGGHVIIRANPNMWTLHHLKFKRHLRAGHGGHGSKSRSTGADGEDVYVDVPLGTVIRDTETQDIIKEITEVGQEYVAAEGGMGGRGNWHFKSPTNQTPRYAQPGVEGQEYDVTLELKVLADVGLVGFPNAGKSTLLSVITAAKPKIADYEFTTLKPNLGIVEYRDFQTFVMADIPGIIEGAAEGKGIGHRFLRHIERNSTLLFLVPADAPDIKEQYEILLDELRRYNPDLLDKERLIAISKSDMLDDELKKEMKVELDQQLNVPYLFISSVAQQGLQELKDKLWQMLND; this is encoded by the coding sequence ATGACAGAAGGGAATTTTGTAGATTATGTGAAATTACATATAACTTCCGGGAAGGGAGGGAAAGGATCTGCACATTTACATCGTGAGAAATACATTACCAAAGGAGGACCCGATGGTGGTGATGGAGGCCGTGGTGGTCATGTTATTATTCGTGCAAACCCTAACATGTGGACACTACATCATCTTAAATTTAAACGCCATCTAAGAGCTGGTCACGGAGGACACGGAAGTAAAAGCAGAAGTACAGGAGCCGATGGAGAAGATGTTTATGTAGATGTACCTTTGGGAACAGTAATTCGGGATACCGAAACACAAGATATTATTAAAGAAATTACAGAAGTAGGACAAGAATATGTTGCTGCCGAAGGTGGTATGGGTGGTAGAGGTAATTGGCATTTTAAAAGCCCAACAAACCAAACTCCTCGCTATGCCCAGCCAGGTGTAGAAGGACAAGAATATGATGTTACTCTAGAGCTTAAAGTGCTGGCAGATGTTGGGTTGGTAGGATTTCCTAATGCAGGAAAATCTACTTTGCTGTCGGTTATAACCGCTGCAAAACCTAAAATTGCAGATTATGAGTTTACTACACTTAAACCAAACCTGGGTATTGTAGAGTATAGAGATTTTCAAACTTTTGTGATGGCCGATATTCCTGGTATTATAGAAGGAGCAGCAGAAGGTAAAGGTATAGGTCATCGTTTTTTACGTCATATCGAACGTAATTCTACCTTGTTGTTTTTGGTTCCGGCTGATGCCCCTGATATCAAAGAACAATATGAAATCCTCTTGGATGAACTACGACGGTACAATCCTGATTTATTAGATAAAGAACGACTTATAGCAATATCAAAATCTGATATGCTGGATGATGAGTTAAAAAAAGAAATGAAGGTTGAGTTAGATCAGCAACTTAACGTTCCTTACCTGTTTATTTCTTCGGTAGCACAACAAGGGTTGCAAGAGTTAAAAGATAAACTTTGGCAAATGTTGAATGACTAA
- a CDS encoding fasciclin domain-containing protein: MKIRNVLPVFALSGLLLLTACSETKNDRTTQNEKLIAQNVTSSETIKEKLPTILEFASMDKGFSTLTSAIKVTELAKSLEDKGSFTIFAPVNLAFDKLNPATVEKLLKSENKEQLKTILNCHIIPSVITKEDIVIAINEGNGSVKLKTIGGALLTATMKGDRVFLIDQMGNGGNLVTTDVKASNGLIHTIDAVMMPKK; this comes from the coding sequence ATGAAAATTAGAAATGTATTACCAGTTTTTGCTTTATCCGGATTGTTATTATTGACCGCTTGTAGTGAAACGAAAAATGATAGGACTACACAAAACGAAAAATTAATAGCACAGAATGTAACATCTTCGGAAACTATTAAGGAAAAACTACCCACTATACTCGAATTTGCTTCTATGGATAAAGGGTTTTCTACACTCACATCTGCAATTAAAGTGACCGAATTGGCAAAGTCACTAGAGGATAAAGGTTCGTTTACCATATTTGCTCCAGTAAATTTAGCTTTTGATAAATTAAATCCTGCTACTGTAGAAAAACTATTAAAGTCAGAAAATAAAGAGCAGCTAAAGACTATATTAAATTGTCATATCATACCTAGTGTAATTACAAAAGAAGATATTGTTATTGCAATTAATGAGGGTAACGGAAGTGTGAAGTTAAAAACAATAGGAGGAGCATTATTGACTGCAACAATGAAAGGGGATAGAGTTTTTCTTATAGATCAAATGGGTAATGGAGGTAATCTGGTAACTACAGATGTTAAGGCATCTAATGGGCTTATCCATACGATAGATGCAGTAATGATGCCCAAGAAATAA